CCAGGCGCTCGACCTCGCGGCACCGTTCGACCCCGCGGTCGTCGGGGTCGTCGTCGACACCTACCACGTGTGGTGGGACCCGGACCTGGCGCGACAGGTCGCCCGCGCCGGGGCGCAGGGGCGGCTCGCGGGGTACCAGGTGTGCGACTGGGTGCTGCCGCTGTCCCCGACCGCGCTGCGCTCCCGCGGGCACGTGGGCGACGGGTACGTCGACTTCGCCGCGATCACGTCCTGGGTGCGCGACGCCGGGTACACCGGCGACGTCGAGGTCGAGATCTTCGCCGAGACGGTGTGGGACGCACCCGGCGACGAGACCGTCGCGACGCTCGTCGAGCGCTACGTGCGGCACGTGCTCCCCTACGTGTAGCGGAAGGGGCCCATATCAACCCCAGGGGCGACTCGTCGACCATCTCACCTGCCGCAGCCGGTACGGGCGTCCTGGCGGTGCGACGTGACCTCGTCGTCGACGGCCCGGACGGCCACGACCGCCGACGACATCCTCGCGAGAGCCGACCGTCAGACGACCTCAGAGACGACCCGCTGGACGCCGAGGCTCGCGAGGACTCGCTCCCGGGCTCCACGGCGCGGTCCCGTGTCGCACATCAGCCGGCCTTCGGTGAGCACGACGACGCGGTCCGCCAGCGCGAGGGCCTCGTCGACGTCGTGCGTGACCAGGACCGTCGCGACCGGGCGGGCCGCGCGCACCTCGCGCACGAGCGCGTGCGCCTCGCGGCGGGTCAACGCGTCGAGCGCCGCGAACGGCTCGTCGAGCAGCAGCAGGTCCGGGTCGCGCGCGAGCGCGCGGGCCAGCGCGACGCGCTGCGCCTGACCCCCGCTGAGCGTGCCCGCACGCTGGTCCGCCACGTCCGCGAGACCGACCCGCGCGAGCGCCGCCACCGCACGCGGGCGGTCGGCGCGGCGCACGGGTGCGTCCGCGAGCAGCACCGTGCGCCACGTGCGCTCCCACGGCAGCAGGCGCGGCTCCTGGAACACCACGCCGACCCGCTCGGGGCGCACGAGGACGTCGGCGTGCGCAGCACCGTCCAGCCCGGCGAGCACCCGCAGCAGCGTCGACTTGCCGCACCCGCTGCGCCCGACGACCGCCACGAGCTCGTCGGCGCCGACGTCGAGGTCCAGCCCCGCGAGCACGGGCGGCGCGCCGTCCGCGAACACGCGGTGCAGCCCCCGTACCCGGACCGCCGCAGGCGCCCGCGACACGGCCCGGTCCCGGGTCGGCACGGTCACCCGCGCACGTCGTGCCACGCGCGCGACACGTCGACCGGCTCCGCGAGCAGCCCCTCCTCGACGTACAGCTCGGCGACGCGCGCGAGCTCGGCCGCGAGGTCCTCGTCGGCGTACGCGAGCCGCGGCGTCGCCAGCGCGGTGAGCCCCGCGACGACCGCGTCCGACGCGCCCGCGTCCCGGTAGGCGTCCGCGAGCGGCGCGGGGTCGGCGGCGAGCGCGTCGGCCTCGGCCGCGAGCGCGTCCACGACCGCGCGCACCACGTCCGGGTGCGCGTCGACGAAGTCCCGCCGCGCGACGTGCACGCTCGCGTTGTCGGAGCCCAGGTCCCGCGCGAGCGCGACCGTGCGCGCGCCGTCGACCTGCGCACCCACGAGGTACTGGTCCCACGTCGCCCACGCGTCGACCTTGCCCGCCGCGAACGCCGCCGCCGCGTCCGGCGGGGCCAGGTAGACGGTCTCGACGTCGTCCGGCGTGAGGCCCGCGCGGCGCAGAGCGAGGCGCAGCAGGTACTCCCCCGTGCCGCCCTGGTTGACCGCGACGGAGTGCCCCGCGAGGTCGCCGACGTCCGCGATGCCGCTGGCGGGCGTCGCGACGATGCCCTGCGTGTCGCCGTCGGTGCGCTCCACCGCGACGAC
The sequence above is a segment of the Cellulomonas palmilytica genome. Coding sequences within it:
- a CDS encoding ABC transporter ATP-binding protein gives rise to the protein MTVPTRDRAVSRAPAAVRVRGLHRVFADGAPPVLAGLDLDVGADELVAVVGRSGCGKSTLLRVLAGLDGAAHADVLVRPERVGVVFQEPRLLPWERTWRTVLLADAPVRRADRPRAVAALARVGLADVADQRAGTLSGGQAQRVALARALARDPDLLLLDEPFAALDALTRREAHALVREVRAARPVATVLVTHDVDEALALADRVVVLTEGRLMCDTGPRRGARERVLASLGVQRVVSEVV
- a CDS encoding NrtA/SsuA/CpmA family ABC transporter substrate-binding protein; amino-acid sequence: MTRARLTRSPLTRVRPRALAALALAAALAGCAATADSTTTTAPPDVPVRVGVLTTQNLLTLAAGDRTLDEAVASVGARAETTEPFAAFAPAAEAMAAGRVDVTSGSTTAVVAALAGDPDLVVVAVERTDGDTQGIVATPASGIADVGDLAGHSVAVNQGGTGEYLLRLALRRAGLTPDDVETVYLAPPDAAAAFAAGKVDAWATWDQYLVGAQVDGARTVALARDLGSDNASVHVARRDFVDAHPDVVRAVVDALAAEADALAADPAPLADAYRDAGASDAVVAGLTALATPRLAYADEDLAAELARVAELYVEEGLLAEPVDVSRAWHDVRG